Proteins from a single region of Corvus moneduloides isolate bCorMon1 chromosome 19, bCorMon1.pri, whole genome shotgun sequence:
- the CRLF3 gene encoding cytokine receptor-like factor 3 isoform X1, whose protein sequence is MEAAAAEVEVRLLLQEARESIEAARSYRRELQQRLQGLHQAREQIKESATLTRDVLEQHFSDLKGTLKKLLDERLMSLLQEVDVIEQESIKPLDECQKLIEHGVSTADDLLREGESAVDGDVGTQNEKLCNFTKKALHIQLDSLPEVPSLVDVPCLSAQLDDCLLTILKNQIFRHGTVASRPPVQLEEFVEKPGGILVRWCKVDDDFIPQDYRLQYRKSTASHFEDVYVGSETEFIVLHIDPNVDYQFRVCARGDGRQEWSPWSVPQIGRTTLVPHEWTTGLEGYSLSSRRNIALRNDSQSCGVLYSKAPTYFCGQTLTFRIETMGQPDRRDSLGVCVEQQNGYDSLQRDKAVCISTNGAVFVNGKEMTNQLPAVTSGSTVTFDMEVVQLGPCSNEGGNFKLRVTISSNNREVVFDWVLDQCCGSLYFGCSFSYPGWKVLVF, encoded by the exons ATGGaggccgccgccgccgaggTCGAGGTGCGGCTCCTCTTGCAGGAGGCTCGAGAGAGCATTGAGGCGGCGCGGAGCTACCGGCGGGAGCTGCAGCAgcggctgcaggggctgcaccAGGCGCGGGAGCAG ATCAAAGAAAGTGCAACATTGACCAGAGATGTGCTTGAGCAGCATTTTAGCGATTTGAAAGGGACCCTAAAGAAGCTTCTGGATGAGCGACTGATGTCCCTACTGCAGGAAGTGGATGTCATAGAGCAAGAGAGCATCAAGCCCCTGGATGAGTGCCAGAAGCTGATAGAGCACGGAGTCAGCACGGCCGATGATCTGCTCCGGGAAG GAGAGAGTGCAGTCGATGGAGATGTGGGAACACAGAATGAGAAACTTTGCAACTTTACAAAAAAAGCTTTACATATTCAGCTAGATAG CTTACCAGAAGTGCCCTCCTTGGTTGATGTGCCTTGTTTATCTGCCCAGCTGGATGACTGCCTCCTTACTATactgaaaaatcaaatattcaGACATGGAACTGTGGCATCTCGCCCACCTGTACAGCTGGAGGAATTTGTGGAAAAGCCTGGAGGTATTTTAGTCCGATGGTGTAAG GTGGATGATGATTTCATACCCCAGGACTACCGGCTGCAGTACCGCAAGAGCACTGCCAGCCACTTTGAGGATGTGTATGTGGGCTCGGAGACAGAGTTCATAGTGCTGCACATTGATCCCAACGTGGATTACCAGTTCCGGGTGTGCGCCCGCGGGGACGGGCGGCAGGAGTGGAGCCCCTGGAGTGTCCCCCAGATTGGCCGCACCACGCTGGTCCCCCACG aatgGACAACTGGTCTGGAGGGTTACAGCTTGAGCAGCCGAAGAAACATAGCACTTCGGAATGATTCTCAATCGTGTGGTGTGCTCTACTCCAAAGCTCCTACTTATTTCTGTGGGCAAACATTAACATTCAG AATTGAGACCATGGGCCAGCCAGACCGACGGGACAGCCTGGGAGTGTGCGTGGAGCAGCAGAATGGCTACGACTCCCTTCAGCGGGACAAAGCTGTGTGCATCAGCACAAATG GGGCAGTATTtgtaaatggaaaagaaatgacaAACCAGCTGCCTGCTGTTACTTCTGGCTCGACTGTGACATTTGACATGGAAGTTGTGCAGTTGGGACCCTGCAGCAACGAGGGAGGAAACTTCAAGCTTCGAGTAACCATCAGCTCCAACAACAGAGAAGTGGTCTTCGACTGGGTACTTGATCAATGCTGTGGATCTTTGTATTTTGGATGTTCATTTTCATACCCAGGCTGGAAGGTTTTGGTGTTTTAG
- the CRLF3 gene encoding cytokine receptor-like factor 3 isoform X2, protein MSLLQEVDVIEQESIKPLDECQKLIEHGVSTADDLLREGESAVDGDVGTQNEKLCNFTKKALHIQLDSLPEVPSLVDVPCLSAQLDDCLLTILKNQIFRHGTVASRPPVQLEEFVEKPGGILVRWCKVDDDFIPQDYRLQYRKSTASHFEDVYVGSETEFIVLHIDPNVDYQFRVCARGDGRQEWSPWSVPQIGRTTLVPHEWTTGLEGYSLSSRRNIALRNDSQSCGVLYSKAPTYFCGQTLTFRIETMGQPDRRDSLGVCVEQQNGYDSLQRDKAVCISTNGAVFVNGKEMTNQLPAVTSGSTVTFDMEVVQLGPCSNEGGNFKLRVTISSNNREVVFDWVLDQCCGSLYFGCSFSYPGWKVLVF, encoded by the exons ATGTCCCTACTGCAGGAAGTGGATGTCATAGAGCAAGAGAGCATCAAGCCCCTGGATGAGTGCCAGAAGCTGATAGAGCACGGAGTCAGCACGGCCGATGATCTGCTCCGGGAAG GAGAGAGTGCAGTCGATGGAGATGTGGGAACACAGAATGAGAAACTTTGCAACTTTACAAAAAAAGCTTTACATATTCAGCTAGATAG CTTACCAGAAGTGCCCTCCTTGGTTGATGTGCCTTGTTTATCTGCCCAGCTGGATGACTGCCTCCTTACTATactgaaaaatcaaatattcaGACATGGAACTGTGGCATCTCGCCCACCTGTACAGCTGGAGGAATTTGTGGAAAAGCCTGGAGGTATTTTAGTCCGATGGTGTAAG GTGGATGATGATTTCATACCCCAGGACTACCGGCTGCAGTACCGCAAGAGCACTGCCAGCCACTTTGAGGATGTGTATGTGGGCTCGGAGACAGAGTTCATAGTGCTGCACATTGATCCCAACGTGGATTACCAGTTCCGGGTGTGCGCCCGCGGGGACGGGCGGCAGGAGTGGAGCCCCTGGAGTGTCCCCCAGATTGGCCGCACCACGCTGGTCCCCCACG aatgGACAACTGGTCTGGAGGGTTACAGCTTGAGCAGCCGAAGAAACATAGCACTTCGGAATGATTCTCAATCGTGTGGTGTGCTCTACTCCAAAGCTCCTACTTATTTCTGTGGGCAAACATTAACATTCAG AATTGAGACCATGGGCCAGCCAGACCGACGGGACAGCCTGGGAGTGTGCGTGGAGCAGCAGAATGGCTACGACTCCCTTCAGCGGGACAAAGCTGTGTGCATCAGCACAAATG GGGCAGTATTtgtaaatggaaaagaaatgacaAACCAGCTGCCTGCTGTTACTTCTGGCTCGACTGTGACATTTGACATGGAAGTTGTGCAGTTGGGACCCTGCAGCAACGAGGGAGGAAACTTCAAGCTTCGAGTAACCATCAGCTCCAACAACAGAGAAGTGGTCTTCGACTGGGTACTTGATCAATGCTGTGGATCTTTGTATTTTGGATGTTCATTTTCATACCCAGGCTGGAAGGTTTTGGTGTTTTAG